A single Montipora foliosa isolate CH-2021 chromosome 7, ASM3666993v2, whole genome shotgun sequence DNA region contains:
- the LOC138010229 gene encoding uncharacterized protein: MLNSARPLIEAIQITLVSRKNKTPINSKLFLECLRNALTCLGNASYQASIRRREFLKPGLSKNFRSLCSSSLPLTKYLFGDDLSKQVDEIAKANKIASKVVIKKTNSGNRVQTTLYDQQVMEVNLVSSVGDTERATKHTCTAAEISLWNPIIRRSTPQTAYLKWGCPNATNFTFTITEISQHMENKTPIFTDAVYNYPQGRMVGIRICPKGVGSGRGTHVALFIHMIQGEYDRLLVWPFSGTITVSVLDQSGPGGRDEISRVIKAMPHLSAFQKPRNAISCIGYGFAKFAPIEKFFGPPVVKDDKLFLKIEFSG, encoded by the exons ATGCTGAACTCTGCACGGCCGTTAATTGAGGCCATTCAAATAACCTTGGTGAGCCGTAAAAATAAAACTCCAATCAATTCGAAGCTATTTTTGGAGTGTTTGCGGAATGCGTTAACCTGTCTTGGTAACGCGTCCTACCAGGCGTCAATTAGGAGACGTGAGTTTCTTAAACCAGGGCTGAGCAAGAATTTCCGCTCTCTGTGCTCTTCTTCGTTACCACTGACAAAGTATTTGTTTGGCGATGATCTATCCAAGCAAGTCGACGAGATTGCCAAGGCCAATAAAATCGCGTCCAAGGTGGTTATCAAGAAGACCAATTCAGGCAACAG GGTGCAGACAACTCTGTATGATCAACAGGTTATGGAAGTAAACTTAGTCTCTTCTGTTGGGGATACTGAAAGAGCCACGAAGCATACATGCACCGCGGCGGAGATAAGTCTGTGGAATCCGATAATAAGGAG gtcTACTCCTCAGACAGCTTATCTGAAATGGGGATGTCCAAATGCCACCAATTTTACTTTCACAATAACCGAGATTTCTCAACATATGGAAAACAAAACACCAATCTTTACTGATGCAGTGTACAATTATCCGCAAGGAAGGATGGTGGGCATAAGAATTTGCCCCAAGGGCGTGGGCAGTGGAAGAGGCACCCACGTGGCTCTTTTCATTCATATGATACAAGGAGAGTACGACAGGCTCCTAGTTTGGCCCTTTTCTGGTACAATCACTGTTAGCGTCCTAGACCAGAGTGGTCCCGGAGGTCGCGATGAAATCAGTCGAGTCATAAAAGCGATGCCGCACCTGTCAGCCTTCCAAAAGCCTCGTAATGCAATTTCCTGCATCGGGTATGGCTTTGCAAAGTTCGCTCCAATCGAGAAGTTTTTTGGTCCTCCAGTTGTGAAAGACGATaaattattcttgaaaatagaattttcagGTTGA